A genomic window from Triticum urartu cultivar G1812 chromosome 7, Tu2.1, whole genome shotgun sequence includes:
- the LOC125523523 gene encoding transcription initiation factor TFIID subunit 10-like encodes MMGSNNPGGAGGGGGGGMAPGTGAGGSDGRHDDEAVLTDFLSSLMDYNPTIPDELVEHYLGRSGFHCPDLRLTRLVAVAAQKFISDIASDSLQHCKARVAAPIKDNKSKQPKDRRLVLTMDDLSKALREHGVNLRHPEYFADSPSAGMAPSTREE; translated from the exons ATGATGGGAAGCAACAACCCCGGCGGCgcagggggagggggagggggagggatgGCCCCGGGCACGGGGGCCGGCGGCAGCGACGGGCGGCACGACGACGAGGCCGTGCTCACCGACTTCCTCTCCTCCCTCATGGACTACAATCCCACg ATCCCGGACGAGCTCGTGGAGCACTACCTCGGCCGAAGCGGCTTCCACTGCCCCGACCTACGCCT AACAAGGCTGGTTGCTGTAGCTGCTCAAAAGTTCATTTCAGACATTGCAAGCGACTCTCTTCA GCACTGCAAAGCCAGGGTTGCAGCACCTATCAAAGATAACAAGAGCAAACAACCAAAG GATAGACGTCTTGTGTTGACAATGGATGATCTTTCAAAAGCCTTGCGTGAG CATGGTGTTAATCTGAGACATCCAGAGTATTTTGCGGACAGCCCATCAGCAGGGATGGCCCCCTCAACAAGAGAGGAGTAG